In one window of Gossypium hirsutum isolate 1008001.06 chromosome A01, Gossypium_hirsutum_v2.1, whole genome shotgun sequence DNA:
- the LOC107917008 gene encoding uncharacterized protein produces MPVVSICMPVHFQSPDASIEVDLEETLWRRPPCLEIPIRADQIAHMAQIKIWTTSVLLFNTVPVNHSIYSDCKMFWGHANSNSAHVSLLTAQSRKRWSLFSWPCMHLWQMSLLVTRFVFKFARVGR; encoded by the exons ATGCCTGTGGTTAGCATCTGTATGCCTGTCCATTTTCAGAGCCCTGATGCCAG CATCGAAGTTGATCTCGAAGAAACCTTGTGGCGGAGGCCTCCATGCCTTGAAATTCCGATCCGAG CTGACCAGATAGCCCATATGGCGCAGATAAAAATTTGGACTACTTCTGTTTTACTGTTTAACACCGTCCCGGTAAACCATTCCATATATTCGGATTGTAAAATGTTCTGGGGCCATGCAAACTCTAATTCTGCCCATGTTTCTTTGCTGACAGCACAATCGCGAAAAAGATGGTCTCTATTTTCCTGGCCTTGCATGCACCTCTGGCAAATGTCGTTATTAGTTACTCGCTTTGTTTTTAAGTTTGCTAGGGTAGGAAGATAA